The genomic window AAGACCAATTAAATCAGGAGATTGCAAGGTATAAAAGATTAATAAGGCCTGACGCCTTGAAATCCCTTGAAGAGCAGTTAGAAAAACTTAAAAAAGAGGAAGAGGTTAAGAAACAGGAACTTGAAAAAGTAGTCGGTAAAATACCAACCCAGGAAGAGATAGAGAAGGTCTTTGGTGAAATAAACGATATAGCTGCCTCAAAGGAGCTCATAATAACCAGGATATCCATATCACCGCCAAGGACACAGAGCCTGGAGCTCGTTGAGAGCGAAGGCAAGAAGTTTGTCAAAACTGCAGCACAGCCTCAGCAGCAACAAAAGAGGAGGGGACGAGCGCCTCAAAAACAGGCTCAACCGGTCGCTGAGCGTGGTGTCCCCGTAACCACAATGGAGGTTTCCATGAACCTTGAGGGGACAACGGAAAATCTATACAGTTTCCTTGAAGCTATATACAAAAGGGGTCTGGTATCCTATCCTAAATCTTTGAGCATAAAGCCCGTTAGTGGTAAAGGAACAGTTGAGGCTGCCGTTACTATAGATGTAATATTGCAAAAATGAGGTGAGAACCATGAGAGGAAAGATTACCGTTCTTACAGCCGCATTGGTTATAGGTGTAATGCCCTCTCTCGGGAAGGACCCGTTTATGAATAAGGAAAACGCCGTAGGTTACATAGTGATTGACAACCAGGGAATGCCAGAGAAGTATCTGGTTCTTGAGAGTAAAGATGAAGGCGTCAAGCTTATAAGAACAGAGTACGAGCCAAAAGAAGTACTCAAGCAGGGAGGGAAAAAGAAATGAAAAGGGTTATAGTTGCTTTTCTCGTCTTGGTTTTTTCTATTTCATTCTCCCAGACAATCCAAGAGATGAAGTTTGAGGAGGTAAGCCTTGATACGGTCGTCAAAGCTCTGGCTAAAGCTGTGAAGAAGAACATAATAATAGATCCAGCCATAAAGGATATCCTAAGTACAAAGGCGAACATATATATACAGAAACCTGTCAGCGTCAATGAGGCTTTTAACCTGATACTTAAAGAATACGGTTTAATTGCCGTTCCGGTGAATGAAGGTATATACAAGATAACCAAGGCTGGAGAGCTTGAGATAAACGTAGGGGAGCTTGATGAATCCGACATGGAAAAGGTCATAGACCTCCTCAAGAGACGGGTGAGCCCTTCTGCCGAGATAGTCATAGATAAAACTTTGAAAACCTTATACATAAGAGACAGTGAGAGTAACGTAAAGAAGCTGGAAGGAATTTTGAAAAAATACATAGATAAACTGCTCGCCGCAAAGACGGTGGGCATTGAAGAAAGACCTGAGGCGGTAGTAACCAAGGTCTTTTACTTAAAAACCATAGGTATTGATGACGCAAAGCAACTCCTGGCTCCACACATATCAAAGGAGACGTTAATAACTGAAGCTCCTACTTTCAACGCCCTTGTGATAACCGACACCACAGAGAGGGTAAAGAAATACGAAGAGGTGCTCAAGGAGTTCCTTGTCTCGTCTCCTGCAGCCCGAAAACCGGTAACGGAGATATTCTATCTCAGGTACATAAGCCCCCAGGAATTCATAAAGATGATAGAACCTATCAGGTCGGAGGCAGGGCTTATACTTACAGGTGGAGCTGTAAAGGTTGAGAAAGGAGCTGCACCAGGTCAGCAGGGGCAGGCACAGCAGAAGGAAACTGTAACCCCAGTACTTAAGGAATTCAACGCCGTCATGATTACAGACTACCCTGAGGTCATAGAGAAGATAAAGGAGCAGTTCAGTGAGTATATAAGTGACGTTCCGCCCCAGGTAAAGATAGAGGCGAGGATTCTTGAGGTCAGGAACGAGGTCGTCAGAGAACTCGGTATAAACTGGAGTGCACTCCTCTCCAACGTCAAGGTCTCTCAGAGCTGGAGTGGAGGGGCAGGTGTTAACCTTGGAGTGGGGCAGGCAGGAGCCATAACACCAGGACTGAGTGCAACACCTGGAGGCATATTAACTTTCACCTACGCCAAAGGCGCTTTGAATGCGTTAAACCTCAGACTGTCCGCCTTTGAAAGGATAGGTAAGATAAAGAACTTGGCAAAACCAACCATAATAACCATAAACGGACAGAACGCTGTGATAAAACAGGGTCAGGAGATCCCCTATCAGACTGCTGTTATAGCAGGTGGAGCTGCCCAAGCCAACGTTCAGTTCAAGGAAGCTGTCCTTGAGCTTGACGTTCTGCCTATTATATCCCCGGACGGAAGGATACTACTTGACATAAAGCTAAAACAGGACACACCTGGTGTTCAAACACCCCAGGGACCGGCGATAAACAAGAAAGAGGTCACTACAAAGGTGATAGTTAACAACGGAGATACCATAGTCATAGGCGGAATTATAGATACCCAAAGCAACAAGACAAACGAAGGTGTCGCAGGGCTTGTAAGGGTTCCTATACTGAAGTGGCTGTTCGGTCAGGAGAGAATATCAAATACGGACGTTGAGTTGCTTATATTCATAACACCAAGTATCTTGACCGAATAGGCTACTCAACTCTGTAAACGAATTCAACTATAGCTCTCTCTGCCGAGGTCGCACCCCGGGCTTCTACCTGTATGGCGTAGACGTATGTTCCAAATCTGTTTATGTCCCCAAGGTAGGTTGCACTAACCGTATATCCAGGAATATTTGATACATATGTTTCCAGGTCTATGGAACCTCCAGCAGAGCATACACCTCCACCATTGCAGGATAGGGTTCCATCAAGTATCTTCTGAACTATGTATTCAGATGCGCCTTTTGCTGCTTCAAGAGCTCCGGAGTACCTTTTGCTTATACCGCTTATCTGAGTACCTGTAACCAGCATGAACATCAAGGCAGCAATTATAACAAGAGCTATCAATCCCAAAATGAGTGTCGTTATTAAAGCTATACCCCTTTCATTGCCGCCCATACTAAATCCTCCTAAAGGTTCATAGCTTTAACAAAGAGCTTTAGAACCTTCCATCTGTAATTCTGAAAGTCAACAGGCAGGTTTAGGTCCAGTGAGCCAGCTCCTGTGTCCGTCCTCACACAAGCTCCACTTGGAGACGTTCCGCAAGGCACGGTGTTTACAAAGGTAAATCCAGGGTCTATTCTCCCTTCCTGAACAAGTACGTATATGTTCACCTTCTTAAGCCCACTTCGTACTTCCTGAGAAGTGACAAGGCCATCATTGTCAAGGTCTAAGTCGTTGGTGTCCGTAGTAGAGTTAAAGACACCGTCGTAAACGTCTACGGAGCCATCTCCGTTTCTGTCTATGTCAAACCTCACTCTCCAGTCTGCTACACAGTTGAGTAACGGGTTTCCTGCACCGTCACCAACAGCTCTAAGAAGGTTTCGTGTATTGGGGTGACACGTGCTCAAGTTCTGTGAGTTACTTAATACATAACTTATCCGGTTACAGTACTGAGTGATACACCCACCAGTAACAGTATTATCGTAGGGTATGGCTACATAGAACCCACTGCCGGGGCAGGTGCCCACTGTACCATCAGCGATATACTCCCTGTTACCGGCTCCTAAGAACACTACGTTTGTCCCTGAAGGTATATCATCACCTGCAATCCTGGTATAACCGGCACTGCAATCAACAAGATTCCACCCAACAGTGCTCTGATTAGTATTGTTCATAACGGAACGTATGGTGAGCTGCTCTTTGTTTGGATACAGGGTATCAGATGTGGCAACATTACTAACTTCAACCGGCAGGTCGGGTTGGTCTTCCCCTATACCGTAGCCTGCGTGCTCTATATCAAGCCTAAGAAGCTCCAGGCCGACCGAAGTTTCCACCTGGGTTTCTATAGATTTACTCTCCCTCTTAAAGCCTCTGAGCAAATTCGTAAAGGCTATGTAAGCTCCCGCTAGAACTATGAATATTATTACCATAGTAACCAGAAGCTCAATTAACGTAAATCCCCTTTTCATGCTTTACCTTCCTATAAAAGTTCTGGTTTCGTAAGAGTAATTCCTTTCCCTATAAGTCCAGCAAACTTCCACGTATAACTCCTTTATGTTGGTCCTATCCGTAACCGTCCATCCCACTCTGTAATTTACATTAGTATTCCTTACCTGTCTGGTAACCACGTTAGCACCGCTCGTGTCCAGGCACGGTGTAGAAACGTTTACCGTGGTGTTGTCGTTACAGTCTATATTTACGACAGGTATATTAGCAAAGGGGGTTGACCTCATATTTTCAATACACTCCTGAGCCACGCTTCCAGCTTCCTCCCTCATAAAGTTTAAGAGGTTATACTGTAACGATATAAGCAGACCAGCCAGCAGACCGAATAAAATTATAGCCAGTATGACAAGAGCAACCAGAGCTTCCACCAGGGTAAAGCCCCTATCACCTCGGATTGCAGTTAGTTCCATCGTATACCCCCATCCTTACTCTTGTAACCACTGATACAACACAGCTGTACTGTGGGTTCACGTTCGCGGTACCGTTGTAAACTATAGAGCTGTTATTAAATACACCCCGATCTGTAATGGATATAGCACCTATAAAAGGATTCTCAAGATTTATGCAGTCTATATCTGTTGTGCCATCGTTTATACATATTACATGTCCATTAGCAACCACATTCAGATTCCTCTTCTGGGAAAAGGCTATCGCCCTCGCTTTCTGGACGAACACGTAAATGTCTTTCGTGTCAGCTTCAATTGACCACCTCACCCTCCAGTCCTTATACATAAGCGTAGCAAAGCCCAGCATCACAGCTATTATCAGGAACAGAATCAAAAGCTCTATCAGTGAAAGTCCCCTGTTCATTTCTCTATCCACAGAATAATCTTACCGGAAGCTCCACCACCGCTTGGTAGGGTAGGAGGCGATTCCGGTGTAGTTCCTTTGAACCATTCGGTCGTACTTCCACTCTCCTGAGTGAAACTTCCCTTGCCAACAACCTCAATATTTCCTCTGGAGAGCTGTAGCAGGACAGCCATGCTTTCCGGGACGTTAGCTATGTAATTGGGGCAGCTTGTATCAAGTAATCCTTGCCCGGTAGCACAGTTGAGCCCCCACAGCCGCGACCTACCCCCAAAACCGCACAGATTCCCTGTTGGCTGGGTTGTTGCAAACAGAACAACGTCAAAGCTTGTCACTGCAGGGTCGGATATGAGCCTCTCCTTTGAGAAATCTGTATCCTTTGGTGCAAGCTCCCTATACCAGCTGAAGAGACCGCTTCCACCCTCAAGCTCGCTGCAAGAGTTATTGGAACTCTTTGCTGCGTTTATGTTACAGCTCCCACCAGTCAGACAATCATCAATCCTGACACCATAGAGTTTCTCCTTGTCGTTAGCATTCTGCCCAGGTTCATCGTCCTTGTAGAACCACCGACCAGTACCGAAGAATATGTAGTTCATACCGAAGCACTTCATGTATTCAACTTTTGAGGTAACAGGCTCCACAGCACTGTTGAACACCTTTACAACATCCCAAGGATTCGTTGCGTCTGCCGGATTATCTCCAGTAACTTTAATACCCAGAACGTTACCCTGCCATGTGCTTCCAGAAAGTTTATTAACACCAAAGAAAACCATGTCCGTGTTGCCGTCCCCGTTGTAGTCTATCCCTTCTGTAAATAGACGACCGCCAAAGGAGTTGTTGAAACTTGAGAGGGTGCTATCCTCAATAACCGTATAGCCTGTTGTAACGGTCAGACGGGTAGCGTCATCAGCTACTATGTACTTGTTTGCTATCTTAAAGGAGTCATCCATTTCCAGTATAAAAAGCCTCAAGTCCTGAGCCGCATCACCACACAGGGAGGTCGGACCTGAAGCGAACATTATAAAATGCTTTCCGTTTACTTTTATATGGGCTGGTCCTGAGTATGTTAAACCCAGGTCAGGATGGGTGAACTCCCATAGAAATACGGGGTTTTGCGGGTCGGTTATATCAAGGGCGAAGTACGAAGAGTACCCAACACAGCTACTGGGGTCTGAAGGGTCTGAACAGGTATCCGAGGGGGGATTTGTACAGCATGTTGATGATGGTGTTGTAGTGCAACTGCCGGAGCACCCGCATCCTCCACCAAGTCTCATACCGCCTATGAGTATCGCCGTTTCTGGTATACCATCTCCATTCTTATCAAGGCGCATCACATAGGGCTGCATATCAACTATGTATATGTGGTTATAGTTAGGGTCAGCGAGTTTTTTTAGGTAGGGAAGGGCGTTCTTAGGAATGAAAGCCCACTCCTCGTCACCGAGTTTGACGTCTGTACAGTTACCCGTGAGCTCATCGCAGAGTTTGACTATGTCGTTTGTGGAGAGACCGTCTGTCCTGAGGGCACCCACTCTGAAGGCGTGAAGCATACCATCGTTTGCACCCACGTAAACCATCCCGTAGTTACCATAATCCACTATCGCAGGGGTTGAGTATACTATGTCCCCCAGCTTCCATACGTTACCCGAAGAGTCTGCACGTCTGTCTCTACAGCCGTCTACGTGCTCCCCCCTGATAAACTTGATTAGATCCTCCTCACTGCCGATACACCCAGGAAAGTCTGTCCCAAGGAGACTCTTAAACTTGTCCTTGTCAGCAACAGTAAACGTAACCATAACGTCGTTTCCGAAATTATCTTCTCCGACCGTATATATTGTTCTGTCATCAGGGTCTTTGTTTTTCAGGATTTCTCCGGCTTCCCAGACATCGTGAACTTCATCTAAGGAGTTGTAAGTTATGTCAGGGTTCACCGTTGGTGTGGTTGGATCGTCTCCGCGTATAATCAAGTTACCGGATGTATCCACATCAAAGTCAAGTATATAATCCTCATTTACGTTCAATACCCTATCCTCAACGGTATCCTCCCTTATCTCCTGGGCTGAAGATGTGTAATAGAACCAGTAATTGTATAGGTATCCTATCCAGTTGACCTTGTATCCTCCGAGGAAAGGCTTTTCCGGGTAGAATACAGCCTGTATGACTGAGTTACCCTTTGTTCCTCTCCTTGAGAGGATTGAGACCGAGCTTGCTGAGGATGTTTTCTTAAGGATATCCCTTATGAAAGCCAAGATACTGTCCTTTATCTGTACAGCGTTCTCGGCTTTGAGAAAAGTATCGGGCAAGCCGTCGCCGTTCTTGTCCCAGTCGGAGTAGGTTGTATCTATAATTCCGTCATCGTTCGGGTCACTCGGGAGAGGGGTGCATCCGCTACCTCTCCCGCTTCCACAGTCGTCCATTGTGCAAGTTTGCCAGGGATAGTGCGCACCAGAGCCGTTCCAGAGTGAACCTGAAGTTCCGCCGGGCCAAGTACCTACAGCGGTATCAAAAGAACCGTATATGGCTACGTTCTGCAAGGACCTTTCCCCTGTTCCACCGAGGAACATCCCGAGAGAGTAAACACCCGAAACGTTTATGTCATAATCCTCACCAAGGGTGCTCACCGTCCTAAGCACGTCAGTGTGTATCCTATAGGCAGGTACCACAGGGTCAACGGAGTAATTCTCATACCCAGAGCTGTCTATTGAACAACGCCAGTCGGCAGGGTTTCCTCCATAGTTCCACTGCCCATCGGAGGCGAGAATCACAAAGTTTTTTGCACAGGGTGCCAGCTGACAGTTCTGCTTCTTGTAGTCACAT from Hydrogenivirga caldilitoris includes these protein-coding regions:
- a CDS encoding PilW family protein, with the translated sequence MKRGFTLIELLVTMVIIFIVLAGAYIAFTNLLRGFKRESKSIETQVETSVGLELLRLDIEHAGYGIGEDQPDLPVEVSNVATSDTLYPNKEQLTIRSVMNNTNQSTVGWNLVDCSAGYTRIAGDDIPSGTNVVFLGAGNREYIADGTVGTCPGSGFYVAIPYDNTVTGGCITQYCNRISYVLSNSQNLSTCHPNTRNLLRAVGDGAGNPLLNCVADWRVRFDIDRNGDGSVDVYDGVFNSTTDTNDLDLDNDGLVTSQEVRSGLKKVNIYVLVQEGRIDPGFTFVNTVPCGTSPSGACVRTDTGAGSLDLNLPVDFQNYRWKVLKLFVKAMNL
- the pilO gene encoding type 4a pilus biogenesis protein PilO, which produces MPSIKEQWEATPLWQKAVVSVALPLVAIGAVWFYVISPDMEKKDKLLKEKDQLNQEIARYKRLIRPDALKSLEEQLEKLKKEEEVKKQELEKVVGKIPTQEEIEKVFGEINDIAASKELIITRISISPPRTQSLELVESEGKKFVKTAAQPQQQQKRRGRAPQKQAQPVAERGVPVTTMEVSMNLEGTTENLYSFLEAIYKRGLVSYPKSLSIKPVSGKGTVEAAVTIDVILQK
- a CDS encoding type IV pilus modification PilV family protein; this encodes MELTAIRGDRGFTLVEALVALVILAIILFGLLAGLLISLQYNLLNFMREEAGSVAQECIENMRSTPFANIPVVNIDCNDNTTVNVSTPCLDTSGANVVTRQVRNTNVNYRVGWTVTDRTNIKELYVEVCWTYRERNYSYETRTFIGR
- a CDS encoding pilus assembly protein; the encoded protein is MKRVIVAFLVLVFSISFSQTIQEMKFEEVSLDTVVKALAKAVKKNIIIDPAIKDILSTKANIYIQKPVSVNEAFNLILKEYGLIAVPVNEGIYKITKAGELEINVGELDESDMEKVIDLLKRRVSPSAEIVIDKTLKTLYIRDSESNVKKLEGILKKYIDKLLAAKTVGIEERPEAVVTKVFYLKTIGIDDAKQLLAPHISKETLITEAPTFNALVITDTTERVKKYEEVLKEFLVSSPAARKPVTEIFYLRYISPQEFIKMIEPIRSEAGLILTGGAVKVEKGAAPGQQGQAQQKETVTPVLKEFNAVMITDYPEVIEKIKEQFSEYISDVPPQVKIEARILEVRNEVVRELGINWSALLSNVKVSQSWSGGAGVNLGVGQAGAITPGLSATPGGILTFTYAKGALNALNLRLSAFERIGKIKNLAKPTIITINGQNAVIKQGQEIPYQTAVIAGGAAQANVQFKEAVLELDVLPIISPDGRILLDIKLKQDTPGVQTPQGPAINKKEVTTKVIVNNGDTIVIGGIIDTQSNKTNEGVAGLVRVPILKWLFGQERISNTDVELLIFITPSILTE
- a CDS encoding pilus assembly protein, encoding MRSLFGALLTLMSFGLVYGAATCNVPPFLTTAVSPNILFVIDVSGSMDWSAYNPKDDGVGFCDGSETCRGTYTGQEEGYFIPDRVYRFNDSAGYWEETTGTPEPCPQRYNYIDNNKLYMGSCLNFHFMSRIDLLRWAITGGRPRECDYSDAFTATDCDPDLVCTGDYCVLEATPLFERVRVPKSRIQGILQVMENEPAKPRFGALFYSAGLRSQKVYIGDYPYTGSGDPGDADPDHPYTYLKRFINRVEPNGVTGTAIALWEAYDYFKQSNDHNYANGFDLAGTSDKYKDPLYVCDYKKQNCQLAPCAKNFVILASDGQWNYGGNPADWRCSIDSSGYENYSVDPVVPAYRIHTDVLRTVSTLGEDYDINVSGVYSLGMFLGGTGERSLQNVAIYGSFDTAVGTWPGGTSGSLWNGSGAHYPWQTCTMDDCGSGRGSGCTPLPSDPNDDGIIDTTYSDWDKNGDGLPDTFLKAENAVQIKDSILAFIRDILKKTSSASSVSILSRRGTKGNSVIQAVFYPEKPFLGGYKVNWIGYLYNYWFYYTSSAQEIREDTVEDRVLNVNEDYILDFDVDTSGNLIIRGDDPTTPTVNPDITYNSLDEVHDVWEAGEILKNKDPDDRTIYTVGEDNFGNDVMVTFTVADKDKFKSLLGTDFPGCIGSEEDLIKFIRGEHVDGCRDRRADSSGNVWKLGDIVYSTPAIVDYGNYGMVYVGANDGMLHAFRVGALRTDGLSTNDIVKLCDELTGNCTDVKLGDEEWAFIPKNALPYLKKLADPNYNHIYIVDMQPYVMRLDKNGDGIPETAILIGGMRLGGGCGCSGSCTTTPSSTCCTNPPSDTCSDPSDPSSCVGYSSYFALDITDPQNPVFLWEFTHPDLGLTYSGPAHIKVNGKHFIMFASGPTSLCGDAAQDLRLFILEMDDSFKIANKYIVADDATRLTVTTGYTVIEDSTLSSFNNSFGGRLFTEGIDYNGDGNTDMVFFGVNKLSGSTWQGNVLGIKVTGDNPADATNPWDVVKVFNSAVEPVTSKVEYMKCFGMNYIFFGTGRWFYKDDEPGQNANDKEKLYGVRIDDCLTGGSCNINAAKSSNNSCSELEGGSGLFSWYRELAPKDTDFSKERLISDPAVTSFDVVLFATTQPTGNLCGFGGRSRLWGLNCATGQGLLDTSCPNYIANVPESMAVLLQLSRGNIEVVGKGSFTQESGSTTEWFKGTTPESPPTLPSGGGASGKIILWIEK